From a single Nicotiana tomentosiformis chromosome 2, ASM39032v3, whole genome shotgun sequence genomic region:
- the LOC138904235 gene encoding uncharacterized protein: protein MHDFIIAEDSELWDVICDGPFVTMKTVDEGTATVPKTRKEYNDADTKAIEKNFRAKKILVCGIGPDEYNHISACQSAKEIWEALQTAHEGTAQVKQSKIDMLTTEFELFRMKDDESIQDMHTRFTSIINELHLLGEIISRNKLVRKILSVLPGSWESKGKCHNRGKGFVEVDH from the coding sequence ATGCATGATTTCATCATAGCTGAGGACTCAGAGTTGTGGGATGTAATCTGTGATGGACCTTTTGTTACCATGAAAACTGTTGATGAGGGAACAGCTACAGTCCCAAAAACGagaaaagagtacaatgatgctGACACAAAGGCTATTGAGAAGAATTTCAGGGCAAAAAAGATTCTTGTCTGTGGCATCGGACCAGATGAATACAATCACATATCAGCTTGTCAGAGTGCtaaggagatctgggaagctctTCAAACAGCACACGAAGGGACAGCTCAAGTCAAGCAGTCGAAGATCGACATGTTGACAACTGAGTTTGAGCTCTTCAGAATGAAGGACGAcgagtccattcaggacatgcacacTCGCTTCACCTCTATCATCAATGAGCTTCACTTACTGGGAGAAATTATTTCCAGGAACAAACTTGTCAGGAAAATACTTAGTGTATTACCTGGTTCCTGGGAAAGCAAAGGTAAATGCCATAACAGAGGCAAAGGATTTGTAGAAGttgaccattga